One Paenibacillus sp. FSL H7-0737 DNA segment encodes these proteins:
- a CDS encoding VOC family protein, whose translation MSVKGLAHIAIQAKDYKATISFYIDALGFKLGHHWSLPSFQIKEASMLISPDQRTCIEIFDKDAVIAAQGKKALSEEDIAHGALLHFAFYVDNVDEMYQKALAHGAKAFIEPDSLSLGEPPLLIKNAIVHSPNGEVIEFLEEVDFDMSNYTSSYKEVSKA comes from the coding sequence ATGAGCGTAAAAGGTCTTGCACATATAGCGATTCAAGCCAAAGATTATAAAGCAACAATTTCATTTTACATTGACGCCTTAGGATTTAAGTTAGGTCATCATTGGAGTCTGCCCTCCTTTCAAATCAAAGAAGCTTCAATGCTTATTTCACCTGATCAAAGAACTTGCATAGAGATTTTTGATAAGGATGCAGTCATTGCAGCCCAAGGCAAAAAAGCCTTGTCTGAAGAGGATATAGCTCACGGAGCACTCTTACATTTCGCCTTCTATGTGGATAATGTAGATGAAATGTACCAAAAAGCCCTTGCTCATGGAGCAAAGGCTTTTATAGAACCAGATTCGCTTTCTCTTGGTGAACCGCCTCTTCTGATCAAGAACGCGATCGTTCACAGCCCCAATGGGGAAGTTATCGAATTTCTTGAAGAGGTTGATTTTGATATGTCTAATTACACTTCCTCATACAAAGAGGTATCCAAGGCTTGA